Part of the Sorghum bicolor cultivar BTx623 chromosome 1, Sorghum_bicolor_NCBIv3, whole genome shotgun sequence genome, ATCCGCTGCTACATCATagaagaaacaaagagaattttGAGCCTTTTCCATGACTTCAAAGCTTTAGAGCCTATGAATTAGGACAGTATGGTAGGAGAGAGTTTTCCTCTAGTTTCTTGTCTGAAGGTTTCCTGGCCTGCGTGTTGGCAGCTTTAGACCTTGATTGTAAACATGACCTGTTAATTTAACTTAACCTCTCCCCtttcaaaacaaaaataaaaatactgaaGCATTTCTTATGTTCTATGTAGGTATAAAGAGTATCGTCTTCAGGATTACAGCTCCTGGTTTGTCAAACAGGCATGTCACATTTCTTTGTTGGAAAACTTATGTTTTCTACCACACACTACAATAGATTTGAATATTCCAATGTGCTACCATAACTCTcttcattcttttttttttcaagtgcaGCTCGATGACACAGAGAAATGGGCTCGCCTGAAAAGCTGCCTAGTGAAGACAGATGACTGCAATAACTTGTCGAAAAGATACAAGGTCACTACCTGTTTTTCACATCTTTCACTTGATTACTCTGTTGAAGTTCCTCCCTTTGCAGCCGTTCCTTTTCATTGAGATCTTATTTCTAGTCCCTAACTTTATGCAGACTGCAAAAGAATACAAGCTTGCAGACCTTACTCCCATGGAGTCGGGTTGCTGCCGCCCGCCAGCAGAGTACGCGCCTGAATGCATCCTATTTTCAGGTGGTCACCGTAATCTCAAACGTGGTCATCACATTGCTCTGATTTTCAGGTGTGGGTACCCAGCTCTGAATGCATCCTATTTCGATCTGAGCTTTCAtccggtgagcaccaacgtCGACTGCAAACTGTACAAGAACACCCGATCTGTCAGATGCTACGACTGCAATTCTTGCAAGTAAGCCAGCCACTCGACATCTCACAACCTAAGCTCCGAAGCATCAAAACCATTTCGGGATGCTAATGTGGCGATACTGTCTTCTAGAGCTGGGGTCGCGCAGTACATGAAGACAGAGTGGCGAGTGGTGGCTATCTTCAACGTGATATTGTTCGTCATCCTGGTAAGCCCCAGGCGTCGAATTAGGCACAAACACCTATCTGcgacctgttttttttttctccgtTGTCGCACTGATCTGCTCACTGTTTTTCTCTCTGTGTGTGTGCATTGTATTGTGGTTAGTCGTTCGTGTACTTCGTTGGCTGCTGTGCGCGGCGAAACACTGGAGGAAGCGATGCGAAAGGTCGTGGCAGGTGACAGAAACACTTCGAGGTGAAGCGCTTGGCCATCCGATGTGAAGTTAGCTTAGCATCCCCTGTAAAATTGTTCCATCAAACTCCTATATTCCTTTGATGAAGTACCTGGACCTATCGCTGCCTAGTAATAGTGTGTTGCAAATGAGCTGTGAACACGTTTCTTGTTGGTAAAAAAGAATGTCATTCCGCTTCTGATCTCATGCCTATTTTCAGGATAGAGTGAAACTCCGGTGTCTTATTACAATAATCATGAAACGCACGGTTCCTGTGGCAGTATGAAGCTGAGTGTTCCCTGGTGACGAAACCATGTCTAAGCAAATGAATGTGGCCTTACAATAGCCATGCGTGGGCATCAATCTCCGCCGAAATGCTTTCTAGATGAGCAGCTATAGAAATGGTTAACAAAAAGTAGTCAAAACAAATGTCTTAAGTCTGATATATTCCTTCAATGGAACATCTGCTTCTTTCTATGCAGGTCGTGATATTTTTTTGATCTATTTGTCGCTCACAAGGGGGCTGTAAATAGGGTACCACATCTTCCGAGCGACGTAGTCCACTGATTCCGACTGCAACACACGAGGAACATATTTTAGACACTGCAGAGTAGGTCTTAAATTTTTAACAATAAAAATGTGACATTTTTTGTTCTCCTATGTAGCCCCATTACCTCAGACATGCTCCCAAGCTCCCTAGGACCCACATCGCAACAGCCCTCAGCCAGGTCTTCAGCAACAGCAGCACGGACGACTGCAGCGCCGACACGTGCGGTGATGTGCCTAATACTGCAGGGTTTGGTGGGTGTTATTGGACCATCAGTTGAAACGAAAATGAAGATAGCTTTTGCATCAATGTGGTGTGGTAAAAGTGGTGTTGAATCCAGCACAGAGCAGAGCTCACCTGGAGACTGAAGGAAATAGGATTCCTTTCCGAATTTCATCATCCGTGATATATGATGCTAGGCTGCATTGCAAAAATAAACAGATGCTTATCTAATTTTTGTGATCCTCTCCACAAGAACAGCAAACAGAATGACTCAAGTGGAAACTAATCAGGTGGGCCAACCATATAATTTTATCAAGCAAGGCTTACCACTCAGCTGCTGCTTGAAGCATGCCGTCTGAAATATGCCGGGCACCTGAAAGAAGGGCACCTAAACCAATCCTGATTttttgaaggaaaaaaaaaccttCTATCAGTAAAACACAAAAGCCAAATACTAGGAAAGGTGAATGGTTGCCATACCCAGGAAATAGATACATGTTGTTTGCTTGATTAGCATAACCGGCTTTACCATTTCCTAAGAAATCAAGACCCCAGCATTAGCCATCATCTACTAGAAAGTATTGCTACCAAACAATGTAAAAGATAGCAAGGAAGGAATTACCTAAAGAAACATTGCTGAAAGGGCTTCCACTGGCAAATATCGCATTCTCACCAACATGCTTGAATACATCATCAGGAGTGCATTCAGCTGTGATGTAAtaaaaagagaagatcaaattaGTGTTTCAtctttgggttcctctctctcacaaaaaagaaagaaaatagcaTTTCACCATAGGGTGTCCTCAAACTATCTGTAGGTGTCTGCGCACAAACCTTTAGTAGTAGGGTTGGACATTGCAAAAACTGCAGGGCGAGGGGAATCGGATTCTTTCATAGCTTTGAGAACCTGGAGATGTATGGATTACTACTCAATTGTAAAAAAATGACCACTTCGAGTATGATTTGACATTTCCAATATGGTCTTATTTACAAAGACAAGCAATGCAGCTTTGATGCTCAACATTCATCAGTATGTACAATTAAGCAATttaattactccctccgtctcaaactaaaagttttccaataatcttggagagtcaaagcatctcaaatttgaCCAGATTTATATCATAAGATAATATTACGATATCAACtatgtatcattagattcttcatcaATTCTATTTTCATAGTAcacctatttgatgtcataatttTTTATAATTCTCTCtacaattttggtcaaacttgagatgttttgactcttcaagattcttggaatgacttataatttggaatggagggtgtAGGACTCTGCTGCATTGAGGAAATTTCATAAGGAAAAAAAACTAGTACTTCTCTAAGTGGTGATGGTGCCCAACAAGCAACATTACTAAACAAGGTTAGACTAGATTAGGCAATTACACATCTAGCAACAGCCAACCCACTATTTCTGTTCTGCAGCTCTGGACTGTCAACCAAAGTCCTTGATATATTGGCCATAATGATTGATAGTCACTACTGAGGCCTGAGAAATCTGTCTATATGAAAAAGGTAATACTGAGTGTCATCATCCATGAGATCATTCGTGAATCATGCATATGTTCAATCATTCTTATCTATAAGATTAACCAGATCATTTTTTGGGTCATATGTTCACCCATAAGGCAGTACTTGATGCAGTCATCCACTGGCATCATAAGAATGCATTCATATGTACCAAAGTTATTGGTGGTGAGAATATTTTCGaagttcagaaaaaaaaaaaatatgctCCCAGTCCTCAACGAAACTTAAATGGATAAATTATTGCTAACAATGAGCACCGACTGAGAGCTACTAAATCAGGACTGGTAAGATAGGAGAAAAAGCATTCAAACTTATTGCAAATCCTGAAATAATTAATTCTTGGATTCTTATGTTTACCTCCTCATTAAATATGCCCCCAACTCCAGATAGTCCTAAAAGCACATGAGGCTTAACTTTCTTGACCTGACGATTAGTATCAAACTGAATTAGCTTAGCATTGGAAATACTATAGTACTATATAATAGTACTGTCTAAGCTGCAACAGCTGAAAATATGAATATATGATTGTAGAAATCATATTATCATACCACTTCAACAAGACTAGCCCCCTCATGGAGATCTGGGACCTCATCAGGACCAAAACCTCGGGCAAAACGTGCCACTGCAGAATCCAGATCCTTCCTAGCTTTCGTAATAAGGCCCTACAAGTACGGCACAACAAGAACGCATAATTTATCAGCCTTTGCCATTTAGTCTGAACACGTATAAAGGACATTTGTTTATTGTAAAGAGCAGGAAGAAATATATTTGTTTGTCTAAAGTTGACTTACATCTTTGTCTAGAACCCAGAATTGATTATGCCCTTCCCCGGTTCTGTGGATCCCAGGCATCCTTAACATTGCCTGTTTAGCCATGCTAAGCACACCTATCCCAGCACTGGATTCTAAAGAGGAATTAGAATGTACGAACCACATTTTTTACAATGAAAATGACGTATAAAATAGACTGAGGAAATTCTACAAAAATGTCAAACATATCAGATACCTTCCAGCTCCCACAACGACTATCTTTTGATTCGTAAAATCCTGGAGAGGACGGCCCTGTGCTCTAACAGCACCAAGTAGGCCAGCTAGAGCAACTCCAGCTGTCCCCTATTTTAAATAGGATAAGCCcatcaaacaataatatataaaacTGGACGAAAAGAACTTTGCAGAATAAATTACATAATAATAGTTTGAGAATCAAAATACCTGTACATCATCATTGAACATGCAAAATCGGTTCCGATACCTCTGAAGAGTCTCAAAGGCCCATTTCATTTGGAAGTCTTCGAACTGTGATTTTATCACTTCAGAAAGGGAGCAGTATTTTGAGCAAAAATAGTAGGGGAAGCCCCTAGTGTggtaaatatttatttatataagaAAAGCAAAGAAGCAAACAGGTCCCTCTTGagataataaaacaagaactaaaGGGAAGGCCATGAAGACCTAGTTCTCTCCAGTCGAGAGGAAAGCGGAAAAAAGCAGACAacaagaacaactaccaagtgaTTGGATCCAAGAGGAAAAGAAcaattctaactcagagaaacGGAGCAATCTTGAACAAGCACATAGAGGATGGCCTTACAGTACACATACCTGAACAACTGCTTTAGGCCAACGTGCATGGACAGCCTCCATGAATTCATCTACAACAGctaagtattcttctccttccaGCCGAGGTTGCCTCAGTCCTAAATCTAAGTAAAATTAACTGAATAAGGTATCCGGACATGGATTTATTTACAAGCAAATACCTCTTATTTTTTTCCCCCAAACAAACAGCATTCAGACTTTTCATTTAATCAAAGAAATGATTATAAAAACGTTTTAAAAACAATGTCACAACAAAAGCATTCCAGGAATTAGGTTTAATGTATCTCACGCACATAGCTTGTCCTCCAGAAGCTTTTGATTATTTGTTCCCACATCAAGCATTATTGGAAGAACCTGCAAGTATAAACGTAATCTCAGAGATCAGGAAAATATGAAAAAGGTATGCCATAAAGGGCATGCTATTGAATATAACTGGTGCCTAGTTCGCCGTGTTCTATAAAGTGAACATAAGTAATTTATATGTAACTGATGTCATGCCAGACAGGTGTCAGGATGTTCCATACCTTTTGTGGGTTAATACCAGCAGCTGCAACATAAACATCCAGTTTACCAATAGGTATGCCTATGCCCTGAACACCAAGGTCACCTAAGCCTAGAATGCGACTCCCATCAGTCACAACTATCATGTCAACCTGAAAAAAGTGTTCAACCACTTACATGAAGGCATACTATACAGCCAGAAATGGAAGAACTCATGTTGCATATTGACATATCATTTCCATGGTCTCTAAATATAAACGCATTAAGCATAACAGAGTTTAACATGAAAATTAACAGTATGTTTAAATGCAAATTACTGTGTGATTGCCATTATGGATTGGCTGATTACATATTGAAATACATTAGCAATTTAGCATGCAGTACAGCTCTAGGAAACCACTAGCATCAATCAAATGTTATGATTCGGTTTCAGATATTATTAGTTGAATCGATACTCAAATAATCTCAACCTTAATCTCTTTACTAGAGGCACTACTTTATGAGTACATTCAGACAGCATCAGTTTCAGCTATACCTTCTCTGCTGGCCAGTTGTAAATCATCGACATCATCTCCCCCTTATCCTTTGCACTGAAATACATCCCACGGGGTCGTCTGAACAGACCACTGTAATTTTCACAGACCAAGCCGACAGTGGGAGTGTATATTATCGGTGCAAAATCCTTGATATTGTCAATTAGCACCTGCCAAAAAGAGCACATATTACCATGTAGGCACTCCAAATTCAGGTTAATCGCCACTGTATCAACTTTTTTTCCAAACACGGTACTGCAACACCGAGGGCTCACCCTGTAGTACAATGTCTCGTTCCGGTCGTGCAGCCTGTTGAGGATCCTCCATTTGGCCAGCGCGACGATGGAGTCCGGCTCGCCGCGCGTGTTGTGCTCCAGCGACCGGAACGAGTTTACTGCAACGAAGCAAGCACGCGCATAACGCGCCGCGTTTTAGCAACGACAGATTCCGTGATCCCGCACAACCCATTCGGCGCGCCGCAAACGCGACGAATAAGGAAAACACGGACGCAAACGGGAAGGCGCGACTCACTGAATCGCTCGTACTGCTGCTCGAAGGACATGACCCGCGGCGGGAGCAGGCCGCGGAGGCCGAGGCGGTCGCGCTCCGTCATGGGGAACGCCGTGTCCTGCGCCCAAACGGAATGGGAAGCCCCCGGTAAGCTGAAACCGCATCGAATCCGCGCGCAACCGCGAGATCGTGGCTGCAGGCTACCTACCTTGTTGTACCATGGGTCGTGGAGGATGTCGTTGCCGCGCTTGTGCACGATGCAGGGCCCCGgcacggcggcgccggcgggcgCCGGGGGAGCGGACGACGACAGGAGGCGCCGGACCTGCGACGACCGCCGCGCCGCCGACCGCCACATCGCGGGCGAGATCATCTGCCACGACGCTCGGTCAGGTGGTCCAAATCCAATGCTCGGCAGGCGCTGCAGGTCTGCAGCCGCGTCCGACACGGTGCGGTGTTGGTGGCCGAGGCCCCCTAGCTCCTGGGAGATTTGAAGGGGGAGGCGTCGCCGCGCGGTGCGGGCACCCGCGGTGAGGGCAGGAGGAGAGGAAGGCTCCGGTCGGGGCGGGGGTACGGGCGGGGTGGGTGGTggggatggtggtggtggtggtggaggcctGGACCCTGGGCCTGGAGGGTGGAGAGGGGTGATGCGCTGATGGCTGAATCGTGATGCGACGCGAGCGCACGGACGCGGCTGGTCGTGGGCTCGTGGCTCGTGTGGAACGCGCCGGGAGGAGAGGGGGGCCGGGTCGCCGGGGGTCAGAAGGGAGGTGAGTGGGGGCGGCGGAGGAGAGGACGCGGGGCCGAGACGCGGCTCTACTAGTGAAGGCGTTGTCGGCGACGAGTTCCGCAGCGCGACTATGGGCCTCTTTGGGAAATTCGAAACAGTAAAGGAGAATTTGCTTGGCGCACCCAGTGTACGTACCGTGATAGAGTACGAGACTATTTCAACCCTCCAGCCCCAGTATGTAGGAGTTTTTTGCCTACGTAGGAGTAGCTTCTGATTGCATTAATATTGCCAAATCATTTCGTTTGCATTGTTAGCTAATGAATCACATGGACAAATTGTTTGCCCAGCTAAAACTTACGTAAAAAGTTTAGGCGACTATAAAATTTAGTTCTATTGTTTGATATCTAGAGGAACTATTTGTTTGCTTCagcttatctgccgaatctacTATAAAAAATCAGTGAATATTACTTCCGGTCATTACTTTTCAAATAAGCGAACAAGTACTGACAACTAACTAGATCATACTAAAGTTTAGTTTACACGTTTGGATGGAACGGGTCCACCACATGCTCTAAGTAACACCCGAATTGTTGATTACCATGTTAAAAGATTTTTGAAATCCACGTTAGATCTAGCGTGGCTGGCTGAGAGAGATCAAATGAGTTTCTTTCTGTGCCAAATCCTCGGATTCGTCTTATTTAAGCTCAAGACCAAACAATTGTCCAACTTGGTTGAATCGACTTTTGCTTAGGCCGGATTTAgatcctttttttttaattttgacattatgatactttcgtttgtatttgctaattattgtccaaccataaaataactagactcaaaagattcgtctcgcaaattagaaattacagacaaattacgcaattagttattttatttatatttaatcttTATGCATGTACTGCAAGATTTGACATGATAGgagatcttaaaaaaatttagattttagagtgaactaaacaagaccttaattcAAAAGTTGTTACTGTGTGTTAACGACGatgactcaggccttgtttagttggtaaaaATATTGGATTTTGAGtatcgtagcactttcgtttgtttatggcaaatattgtctaatcatagactaattaaggtcaaaagattcatctcacgatttaccggcaaactgtataattagtttttgttttcgtctaaatttaatactctatgtatgtgtcgcaagatttgacGTGACaataaatcttaaaaaaaattaaactaaacaaggcctcaaatgTCCGTCACTTTTTTCTCTTGTGACTTGTGAGGCACATATATCTACGCCGCCCATGGTGATCCGTGCACCTCGGCCGTCCGTATAAGAGCAAGTATAATAAGGCAACACGTCATCAAAattctaagagcaactccaaccattatgcaaatagacttggcatttaccaaaatgcataaaactccaaaaaaaacccctccaatcgttatgcatttagactttgcattttacatagctatgcatttggagggggaaacttggcatatatgccaaaggagTCCGGCTATGCAAATAGAGATCACGGGATTCTCGGTTCCACCTCGCGGGCTTTTTTCTTCCCTTCGCGCGGTTTCCCATCACGCCGCCACCACTTCGCGCGATAGGAGAAGCATCGCGAGTCCTCCTTCGCCAGCTTCGCGCGCGCGTTTGGACGAAGCAGCGCACAATAGGACGACGCAGCGCGCGATAGGACGAATCTACGACGCAACGGCTTGACTGATGGCGGCGACCTGCCTTGACGACGAACTGATGTCTGATGGCGGTGACCGGAAACTGATGGGGAACAGGACCTGATGGAGATCGAGCCAAGGGGCGAACCTGTACGacgacgaactgatggccaacagACGACGAACTGGTACGGTGAACGGGAACTAACAGAACGGGAGATCGGTACTGCGAACGAGAACGACGAACTGCGCAGCTCACGATCGGTACTGTGcggctgtttggcgcgggaattggtgaacgggagacgacggcgggctgtttggcgcgggatcgattagccgcgcgggaaggagtgccgcgaaacaaaatttcctgaaaaaaaagatgatggacttggcattttgcataacggttggagatcacccgatttt contains:
- the LOC8067080 gene encoding NAD-dependent malic enzyme 59 kDa isoform, mitochondrial; amino-acid sequence: MISPAMWRSAARRSSQVRRLLSSSAPPAPAGAAVPGPCIVHKRGNDILHDPWYNKDTAFPMTERDRLGLRGLLPPRVMSFEQQYERFINSFRSLEHNTRGEPDSIVALAKWRILNRLHDRNETLYYRVLIDNIKDFAPIIYTPTVGLVCENYSGLFRRPRGMYFSAKDKGEMMSMIYNWPAEKVDMIVVTDGSRILGLGDLGVQGIGIPIGKLDVYVAAAGINPQKVLPIMLDVGTNNQKLLEDKLYLGLRQPRLEGEEYLAVVDEFMEAVHARWPKAVVQFEDFQMKWAFETLQRYRNRFCMFNDDVQGTAGVALAGLLGAVRAQGRPLQDFTNQKIVVVGAGSAGIGVLSMAKQAMLRMPGIHRTGEGHNQFWVLDKDGLITKARKDLDSAVARFARGFGPDEVPDLHEGASLVEVVKKVKPHVLLGLSGVGGIFNEEVLKAMKESDSPRPAVFAMSNPTTKAECTPDDVFKHVGENAIFASGSPFSNVSLGNGKAGYANQANNMYLFPGIGLGALLSGARHISDGMLQAAAECLASYITDDEIRKGILFPSVSSIRHITARVGAAVVRAAVAEDLAEGCCDVGPRELGSMSESESVDYVARKMWYPIYSPLVSDK
- the LOC8067079 gene encoding tetraspanin-10 isoform X2, producing the protein MGSASAFVIRWINFFTMILALLVVGFGFWMSTHNDECRRSLTVPVIALGGVIFLISLVGFLGAWKNVSCLLWTYLIMLFVVLVAIMVFTVLAFIITNSGSGHTVPGARYKEYRLQDYSSWFVKQLDDTEKWARLKSCLVKTDDCNNLSKRYKTAKEYKLADLTPMESGCCRPPAECGYPALNASYFDLSFHPVSTNVDCKLYKNTRSVRCYDCNSCKAGVAQYMKTEWRVVAIFNVILFVILSFVYFVGCCARRNTGGSDAKGRGR